Proteins co-encoded in one Pedosphaera parvula Ellin514 genomic window:
- a CDS encoding delta-60 repeat domain-containing protein, producing the protein MQRFLLISLVCLCFVGGLHANPGDVDLSFDPGSGINGSVSSVVAQSDGKIIIGGTFSTVRGAVRNFIARLNQDGTADSTFNTGTGPDEPVTCIALQSNGKILVAGTFTNFNGTERDLLARLNPDGTLDTTFTPSSWVGYAATCLAVQADGKILVGVGYGFPGILRLKPDGSLDNTFYPFNTFDSYVSAVAVQTDGKVLIAGDFSYINDTVRNHIARLDASGNLDDSFQFGTGPNFGINSVTLQTNGKLVIGGYFASVNGTTRNNIARLNVDGSLDTAFTTGTDFAVRTVAQQTDGKLIVGGDFTAVNGVSRPGVARLQPDGILDTTFDPATGASNHVNAVCVQANGKVLVGSESSILGYSKWKGLIRLNTNGTPDSAFQSYTGIDGPVNSVAMQRDGKALISGAFASINGTNRNRIARLNVDGTLDTTFNPGSGPGGVPSAYDPSGSYRIDCVASQSDGKALVGGYFNLFQGTNRNALARLNTDGSLDNAFHPAPSEYAEIVSVAVQTDGKIVLGGFFNSINGTSRTNIARLNADGSLDNTFNPGSGATEGGVFCLAVQSDGKVLLGGDFSGVNGVLRRCVARLNADGSLDSTFNPGSGTVNNSVYSLAPQADGKVLIGGAFSKFNGTTNWHIARLNNDGSLDTTFHPGTGTDFNGYVFSIIVQPNGKVLIGGDLRLFNGTPRNGVARLNQDGSLDTVFDPGMGAKNGIYNRVNSLALRPNGTVLIGGDFTIFNGVARTYAVQLWGDPLLYIRKTGNTAVLSWTNAPAFSLQSAPSLTGSYTTLPSATSPYTNLTSGSQKFFRLKAN; encoded by the coding sequence ATGCAACGATTTTTACTTATCTCTCTAGTGTGTCTCTGTTTTGTTGGGGGCCTGCATGCCAATCCGGGCGATGTGGATCTAAGCTTTGATCCTGGTTCAGGAATTAATGGCTCCGTTTCCAGCGTTGTCGCCCAATCCGATGGCAAAATTATCATTGGCGGCACATTTAGCACGGTCCGGGGCGCAGTCCGCAATTTCATTGCCCGACTAAACCAGGATGGTACGGCGGACAGCACATTTAATACTGGCACTGGACCGGACGAGCCTGTAACTTGCATCGCTCTGCAAAGTAATGGCAAAATCCTTGTTGCCGGAACTTTCACCAACTTCAACGGGACCGAACGGGATTTGCTCGCCCGACTGAATCCGGACGGCACTTTGGACACCACATTCACGCCCAGTTCATGGGTGGGTTATGCAGCCACTTGCCTCGCGGTTCAGGCGGACGGCAAAATATTGGTGGGCGTGGGCTATGGTTTCCCGGGAATTTTACGCCTCAAACCCGATGGCAGTCTGGACAATACCTTTTATCCATTTAACACGTTCGATAGTTACGTTTCTGCCGTCGCGGTCCAGACCGATGGCAAAGTGCTGATCGCGGGAGATTTCTCCTATATCAATGACACGGTCCGGAATCACATTGCCCGCCTGGATGCCAGTGGCAATTTGGACGATTCCTTCCAATTTGGCACCGGACCGAACTTTGGTATCAATTCCGTCACCTTGCAAACGAATGGCAAGTTGGTCATCGGAGGCTATTTTGCCAGCGTCAATGGGACGACCCGGAACAATATCGCGCGGCTGAACGTCGATGGAAGTTTGGATACTGCATTCACCACCGGGACAGACTTCGCGGTGCGAACTGTCGCCCAGCAAACGGACGGCAAATTGATCGTGGGCGGCGATTTTACGGCCGTTAACGGAGTATCCCGGCCTGGTGTGGCACGCTTGCAGCCCGATGGAATTTTGGACACCACATTCGATCCCGCTACCGGAGCGAGCAACCACGTCAACGCTGTATGTGTGCAAGCAAACGGCAAGGTGTTGGTGGGATCAGAGTCGAGCATCCTCGGCTATAGCAAATGGAAGGGCTTAATACGACTGAACACCAACGGAACTCCGGACAGCGCGTTTCAATCTTACACCGGAATAGACGGCCCGGTTAATTCTGTCGCCATGCAGCGGGATGGCAAGGCTCTCATCAGCGGCGCTTTTGCTTCCATCAACGGGACGAATCGGAATCGCATCGCTCGACTGAACGTGGACGGTACTTTGGACACCACTTTCAATCCCGGCAGCGGCCCGGGCGGAGTGCCTTCGGCTTACGATCCTTCCGGCTCTTACCGCATTGATTGTGTAGCCAGTCAGTCTGACGGTAAGGCATTGGTAGGAGGATATTTCAATCTCTTCCAAGGCACGAATCGAAATGCCTTGGCGCGGCTAAATACGGACGGGAGCCTGGACAACGCCTTTCACCCTGCCCCTAGTGAGTATGCGGAGATTGTTTCCGTGGCCGTGCAGACGGATGGCAAAATAGTGCTGGGCGGATTTTTCAACAGTATCAACGGAACCAGCCGGACCAATATCGCGCGGTTAAACGCCGATGGAAGTCTGGATAATACTTTCAATCCCGGTTCAGGAGCCACCGAAGGCGGGGTCTTCTGCCTCGCTGTCCAGTCGGACGGCAAGGTGCTGCTGGGAGGGGATTTTAGCGGTGTCAATGGAGTCCTCCGGCGTTGCGTCGCGCGGTTGAACGCGGATGGAAGTCTGGACAGCACATTCAACCCCGGTTCAGGTACAGTCAATAACAGTGTTTATTCTCTCGCGCCGCAGGCAGACGGCAAAGTGCTGATCGGCGGAGCTTTCTCCAAATTCAATGGGACCACCAACTGGCACATTGCCCGGCTGAATAATGATGGAAGCCTCGATACCACGTTTCATCCTGGAACCGGAACAGACTTCAATGGCTATGTCTTTTCGATCATCGTACAACCGAATGGCAAGGTGCTTATTGGAGGAGATCTCAGGCTTTTCAACGGAACACCTCGCAACGGCGTCGCGCGACTGAACCAGGATGGAAGTCTGGACACGGTCTTCGATCCCGGCATGGGAGCCAAAAATGGCATCTATAATCGCGTCAATTCTCTGGCCTTGCGCCCCAACGGAACGGTTCTGATCGGAGGAGATTTCACCATTTTCAACGGTGTGGCGCGGACTTATGCGGTCCAACTGTGGGGTGATCCGCTGCTTTACATTCGAAAAACGGGCAACACCGCTGTGCTGAGTTGGACGAATGCTCCAGCCTTTTCCTTGCAATCCGCGCCATCGCTCACCGGCTCCTATACCACTTTGCCCAGCGCAACAAGCCCTTACACCAATCTCACAAGCGGATCGCAAAAATTTTTCCGGCTCAAGGCAAATTGA
- a CDS encoding phosphocholine-specific phospholipase C gives MQTSASKILFAIVVLSTIFRPLMGVAQVQHHVAAANLLVLQNDTSNNTASVTVSTTLSINDFRIRPGSSRADYNVQIGAISTDDVANGILMGSINQNGRDNGEDAFPGMNYGTCSIDSNSSSSPGSSGEYWLPVFQAPNNSEYNFNVAAAWFPYSDGWYGGWLNNASGVNGGANNHLIGNPALTLGTHVVDEGGGQTLVDLRPFGLNSSNAVLLVEGGKNEANFALSATNGDGTWTITCHDDNGGVEQDYVGFVCVPLTNHTVVSGKFMGDAKVAMQSQIIQVVNSGVGTYHLTIPGVNPNNGVLIISPDNGGTINGDNMVSYQINGNGWDIQTRDITSGFTPALQTLPDTDAVVSFVYIPGPTPGSTTLRWSGATGTNWDFSTNQTWRLVPSNLSTNYTDACQTILDDTASNFAVNLTASVSPYQLIVSNTANNYLINGTGSIIGSTGLTKQGSGKLTLAVTNKYTGDTLISQGTLALNANGCIPGGAGYGNTFVNGTLDLAGFNCTLNNLSGIGLVDDSTAGGAPQLNVYETTNTTFSGTLKNTTGSLSLTLDGGGALTLTGINTFSGGCTISNGTLVVKGTLGSGPVTVQSNGQLSGTGTISGPISMVGNSALDLTANAALTTGPITLNGSVPVNVISGVALTHTGTYLLLKHGSISGSGSFKLVLPPGLQANGFTASLVDTGTQLQLVVTAAGITGTIADVRHVVLFMNENRAFDHYFGTHYGVRGFNDRNALQFTNGNNVFYQPTGSSYELPFHNTLQCLTDLNHSWPVTHSTVNGGKNDGWIPNKGAETMCYFERSDLPFYYALADAFTICDEYHCSVLSSTDPNRISYMTGMIDPHGIGGGPEIDNSSVPTGFTWKTYPEFLQQAGISWKVYSVSGDNGENVLQMFAAYKQATAGNPLYDRGRAAYSSQSTMVSGFASDVANNRLPSVSWIVGTGDYCEHPPHSSANGEVLLKQVLDALAANPQVYNSTVFIFNYDENDGFYDHAMPILPPPGTPDEYVGSQPIGLGIRVPAIIVSPWSRGGRVCSQVFDHTSITRFLETWTGVTNSNISAWRRQVCGDMTSAFDFAHPNPDYPIIPGVATVECPVGETPAVPSPQSFPIQESGSMVPMPLPYQPDASCTLNSATSTFTITMTNTGAASVHFGVYANAFRTDGPWPFDVDTTGSANASFSTTATAGKYDFTCYGPNGFQRRFAGSISSDFQKIEAVSVLNPANAGIKIALANSSSTAVTFTVTNGYVVAGSANYIVPAHTTNLINVGSETNNGFYDITVKASADAAFVRRFLGRVEAYVTPMVSGGKLLTNGAFQFSFSGPLAQPFHVMATTNLSNPSSWVSVMSGTFGTDPVTYTETNPSAQSARFYHVVSP, from the coding sequence ATGCAAACCTCGGCATCGAAAATTCTCTTCGCCATCGTTGTGCTTTCCACAATTTTCCGCCCACTCATGGGCGTGGCGCAAGTGCAACATCATGTTGCGGCCGCCAACCTGCTCGTGCTGCAGAACGACACCAGTAACAACACCGCTTCGGTCACGGTGAGCACCACGCTTTCGATCAATGATTTTCGCATCCGTCCGGGCTCGAGCCGGGCGGATTACAACGTGCAGATCGGTGCCATCTCCACCGACGACGTGGCGAATGGAATTCTCATGGGATCCATCAATCAAAATGGGCGGGATAACGGTGAAGACGCTTTCCCAGGCATGAATTACGGCACCTGTTCCATTGACAGCAATTCCAGCAGCTCACCGGGCTCGAGCGGGGAATATTGGCTCCCTGTTTTTCAGGCTCCCAACAACAGTGAATACAACTTTAATGTTGCTGCCGCCTGGTTCCCTTACAGCGATGGCTGGTATGGCGGCTGGTTGAACAACGCCAGCGGCGTCAACGGCGGCGCGAACAATCACCTCATCGGCAACCCTGCCCTGACATTGGGCACCCATGTGGTCGACGAAGGCGGCGGCCAAACCCTGGTGGATTTACGCCCTTTCGGCCTCAACTCCAGCAACGCGGTCCTCCTCGTCGAAGGCGGCAAGAACGAAGCGAACTTTGCCTTGTCGGCCACCAACGGCGATGGCACGTGGACCATTACCTGTCATGATGACAATGGCGGCGTGGAGCAGGATTACGTCGGTTTCGTTTGCGTTCCCCTGACCAATCATACCGTTGTTTCCGGCAAGTTCATGGGCGACGCCAAAGTCGCGATGCAAAGCCAGATCATTCAGGTCGTTAATTCCGGTGTCGGCACGTATCATCTGACCATCCCGGGCGTAAACCCGAACAACGGAGTTCTGATCATCTCCCCCGACAACGGCGGCACGATCAATGGAGACAATATGGTCAGCTATCAGATAAACGGGAATGGCTGGGACATTCAAACGCGCGATATCACCAGCGGATTCACTCCGGCCTTGCAAACCCTTCCGGACACCGATGCCGTGGTCTCGTTTGTTTATATTCCTGGACCGACGCCCGGTTCAACAACCTTGCGCTGGTCAGGAGCCACGGGTACGAATTGGGATTTCTCCACAAACCAAACCTGGCGGCTGGTGCCGAGTAATCTGTCGACCAACTATACAGATGCCTGCCAGACAATCCTGGACGACACCGCCTCAAATTTCGCGGTCAATCTGACGGCCTCTGTTTCGCCTTATCAACTGATAGTGTCAAACACTGCCAATAATTACCTCATCAACGGCACCGGCAGCATCATCGGCTCAACCGGCTTGACGAAGCAAGGCAGCGGCAAACTTACCCTGGCGGTGACCAACAAATACACCGGCGATACCCTTATCTCCCAGGGAACGTTGGCGCTGAATGCGAATGGCTGCATTCCCGGCGGCGCTGGTTATGGCAACACATTTGTGAATGGCACCCTGGATCTGGCCGGGTTCAACTGCACCCTAAACAACTTGTCCGGCATTGGTTTGGTGGATGATTCCACCGCCGGCGGCGCTCCGCAATTGAACGTTTACGAAACTACCAACACGACGTTCTCCGGCACTTTGAAAAACACCACTGGTTCGTTGTCTTTGACATTGGATGGCGGCGGCGCTTTGACTCTCACAGGCATCAATACTTTCAGCGGTGGTTGCACCATCAGCAACGGAACTTTGGTGGTCAAGGGCACTCTTGGCTCCGGACCGGTGACTGTTCAAAGTAATGGCCAACTATCAGGAACCGGGACCATCAGCGGCCCGATTTCCATGGTTGGCAATAGTGCACTGGACTTGACCGCCAACGCAGCACTCACGACCGGTCCGATCACCTTGAATGGCTCCGTCCCGGTGAATGTTATCAGCGGTGTGGCACTGACCCACACCGGGACATACCTCTTGCTGAAGCACGGATCGATTAGTGGAAGCGGGTCGTTCAAACTCGTTCTTCCCCCGGGATTGCAAGCCAACGGATTCACCGCCAGCTTGGTCGATACGGGCACTCAACTGCAACTAGTGGTCACTGCCGCGGGCATCACCGGCACCATCGCTGATGTCCGTCATGTCGTTCTCTTCATGAACGAAAACCGCGCGTTCGACCACTACTTCGGCACGCACTACGGAGTGCGCGGGTTTAATGATCGCAACGCGCTGCAGTTCACGAACGGAAACAATGTCTTTTACCAGCCAACTGGCTCCTCCTACGAACTGCCCTTTCACAATACCCTGCAATGTTTGACCGACTTGAATCATAGCTGGCCGGTCACTCACAGTACCGTCAATGGCGGAAAAAATGATGGCTGGATACCCAACAAGGGAGCGGAAACGATGTGCTATTTCGAACGGAGTGACTTGCCCTTTTATTACGCGCTGGCCGATGCTTTCACGATTTGTGACGAATACCATTGCTCGGTGTTATCCTCCACAGATCCCAATCGCATTTCCTACATGACCGGGATGATCGATCCCCACGGCATTGGCGGCGGCCCGGAAATTGACAACAGCTCGGTACCCACCGGTTTTACCTGGAAGACTTATCCCGAGTTTTTGCAGCAGGCAGGCATCTCCTGGAAAGTGTATTCGGTTTCCGGTGACAACGGGGAGAACGTGCTGCAGATGTTCGCCGCTTACAAACAGGCCACAGCGGGGAACCCTCTCTACGATCGCGGCCGCGCCGCTTACTCCAGCCAATCCACAATGGTCAGCGGCTTTGCTTCGGATGTAGCCAACAATAGGTTGCCGTCGGTCTCCTGGATCGTCGGGACAGGCGATTACTGCGAACATCCCCCCCACTCTTCGGCCAATGGAGAGGTCCTCCTCAAACAAGTTCTGGATGCTCTCGCAGCGAATCCACAGGTCTATAACTCCACCGTCTTCATTTTTAATTACGATGAAAACGATGGCTTCTACGATCATGCCATGCCCATCCTGCCGCCGCCGGGAACACCCGATGAATATGTCGGCAGCCAACCAATAGGTTTGGGTATACGGGTGCCGGCGATTATCGTTTCTCCATGGTCGCGCGGCGGACGCGTTTGTTCCCAGGTATTTGATCATACCTCGATCACCCGGTTCCTGGAGACCTGGACTGGCGTCACCAACTCCAACATCAGCGCCTGGCGTCGTCAGGTTTGTGGTGATATGACCAGCGCCTTCGATTTCGCGCATCCCAATCCGGATTATCCCATTATCCCAGGCGTCGCCACGGTCGAATGTCCCGTCGGTGAAACGCCCGCCGTGCCATCGCCGCAATCCTTTCCCATCCAGGAAAGCGGCAGCATGGTTCCAATGCCCCTGCCCTATCAACCGGACGCCAGTTGCACGTTGAATTCCGCCACGAGCACTTTCACGATTACCATGACCAATACCGGCGCAGCCTCAGTTCACTTCGGCGTTTATGCCAACGCCTTTCGCACGGATGGCCCCTGGCCTTTCGATGTCGACACGACTGGCTCCGCCAACGCCTCCTTCAGCACGACTGCCACCGCCGGGAAATATGATTTCACCTGCTACGGTCCGAATGGCTTCCAGCGCCGATTCGCCGGCAGCATCAGTTCTGATTTTCAAAAAATTGAAGCCGTCTCCGTGCTTAATCCTGCCAATGCCGGAATCAAAATCGCCCTGGCCAATTCCTCCAGCACTGCCGTTACCTTCACCGTCACCAACGGCTATGTCGTCGCTGGTTCAGCCAACTATATTGTCCCCGCGCACACCACCAACCTGATCAATGTCGGAAGTGAAACCAACAACGGCTTCTACGATATCACTGTCAAAGCCAGTGCGGATGCGGCATTCGTTCGCCGTTTCCTTGGCCGGGTTGAGGCCTACGTAACACCCATGGTCTCAGGCGGCAAACTGCTGACGAACGGCGCCTTTCAGTTTTCTTTCAGTGGTCCGCTTGCCCAACCCTTTCACGTCATGGCCACCACCAATCTTTCCAACCCGTCCAGTTGGGTTTCCGTAATGTCCGGAACTTTCGGAACCGACCCCGTCACCTACACCGAAACAAACCCCTCCGCCCAATCCGCCCGCTTCTACCACGTCGTGTCACCGTAA
- a CDS encoding glycoside hydrolase family 76 protein produces the protein MNEVKKWLASLLIVLCGGISVSAFTMTDADTIFTAYNNAFLVGGYYAGWWTGAEEIEMAEDAYDNYPSTARQTIVLNACNQFISHHGSSWTVAGGNFNNYNDDISWAVIAFTRGYQITGNTTFRDVAKNNWDAMYARAWDTNFTGGGLWWSTDNMYKNAAVHGPAAIGACLLYNIYGDSSYLTKAQAIYGWERRVLFNPGNGSIADGITYSNTFTSGGALTYNQGTFIGAANLLYRATGLPNYYQDAVLAGKYTQNSMTSSAGILPEYSSGTDLSGFNGIFARWMARFAKDQNLWTAFGPWLTTNANAAWSVRNNNNLAWQKWATPLGTNVPDSWGCSAAVVVMQVADPSPADALQITPRSGFVVVAQRTLAPNAASSNLVLTNTSAAAINWSLVNTSAWLIVSASSGTLATAGPATNVLVSLVPSATTNLAAGRYYTTVLFTNLSSGIVQGRSFKLIVSAGNAPITLTGFNASIIAPNSATASAPGAFAFDAPNNYGFYQAGLSGGTRGLPPDGAFTSPLDGSSVFQFTYGSTNALVLGYTYPSSATLTLATPQAYNSITLLACSANAASGIGTFVLNFTNGTHSQVFNFNAQDWFGTTNNVSIQGFGRLRLGGSFGPEDNGASNPNLYQTTINLVALGINQPIASITFTKPSGAGAQQTTGIFAVSGAVMPAAPALGVQPQSIANNQPAQGATFSAVATGTPPLAYQWYYSADGSAGSYAPLNDQTNTSLVLNPVLQATNAGSYVMVVTNAYGAVTSSIATLAVYRAPVIVQQPTPANLYVFSGASNTWTMSVNAALPVSYFWSLNGTPISIGASSTLKLTNLQPTNSGNYTVVVSNAFGSVTSSIASLTVVSSPTYPLAQTILADHPLGYWRLDETSGTVAHDYISGNNGIYSSKVLLGQTGDNLVDTHKSARFGFLATSNSCVTNIIADFATTGNATFSVEAWVNGGSQTTDAGLITKGYGNGGEQFNLDCGGGGHAFRFFVRDASGATHAAVSSVVPNNQWHHLVAVCDQVNGHVYLYVDGVNAASGTIGVNTGLLGSALPVSIGARQSGAATADDLQFVGYMEEVAIYKYALSSNQVTAHFVTATNRAPKFFSDPFAVAGITAGQSYSGTLATSASDPNGDTMTFTKVNGPAWLSVSGNGGLSGTPVSSDTGTNVFLMKVTDPGGLSSTATMNLPVAAAPAIASSAVLQGTNLMLNWSGGIAPFQIEQATNLINPVWVSFGAATSANSLSVPATNGAAYYRIRGQ, from the coding sequence ATGAATGAAGTCAAGAAGTGGCTGGCGAGCCTGCTCATCGTGTTGTGCGGGGGCATTTCGGTTTCGGCATTCACGATGACCGATGCTGACACCATATTCACCGCTTACAACAATGCTTTTCTGGTCGGCGGTTATTATGCCGGATGGTGGACCGGGGCGGAAGAGATCGAGATGGCGGAGGACGCCTATGACAACTATCCCTCGACCGCGCGGCAAACCATTGTCTTAAACGCCTGCAATCAATTCATCTCTCACCACGGTTCAAGCTGGACGGTGGCTGGAGGCAACTTCAACAACTACAATGACGATATCTCGTGGGCCGTAATTGCCTTCACCCGGGGTTATCAGATTACCGGCAACACGACCTTTCGGGACGTGGCCAAAAATAATTGGGATGCCATGTATGCCCGCGCCTGGGATACTAATTTCACCGGTGGCGGTCTGTGGTGGAGCACGGATAATATGTATAAGAATGCCGCCGTTCATGGCCCGGCCGCAATCGGCGCATGTCTGCTCTATAATATCTACGGCGACAGTTCTTATCTCACCAAAGCCCAGGCGATTTATGGCTGGGAACGGCGGGTCTTGTTCAACCCCGGCAACGGCTCCATCGCTGACGGCATCACCTACAGCAACACTTTTACCAGTGGCGGAGCGCTGACGTACAATCAAGGCACTTTCATTGGGGCAGCAAACCTTCTCTATCGCGCAACGGGACTGCCCAACTACTATCAGGATGCGGTCCTGGCGGGAAAATATACTCAAAACAGCATGACATCCTCCGCCGGCATTTTGCCGGAGTACAGCTCCGGAACGGATCTTTCCGGATTCAATGGCATTTTCGCGCGCTGGATGGCGCGTTTTGCCAAGGATCAAAATCTTTGGACGGCTTTTGGCCCGTGGCTGACTACCAACGCAAATGCCGCCTGGAGCGTTCGCAACAATAATAATTTGGCCTGGCAGAAATGGGCAACGCCGTTGGGGACGAACGTCCCGGACAGCTGGGGTTGCTCCGCCGCTGTTGTCGTCATGCAAGTTGCCGACCCGAGTCCAGCGGATGCGTTGCAAATCACTCCGCGGAGCGGTTTCGTTGTCGTGGCGCAACGCACCCTTGCACCCAATGCCGCCAGTTCAAATTTGGTGCTGACCAATACCAGTGCCGCGGCAATCAACTGGTCGCTGGTCAACACGTCGGCGTGGCTCATTGTTTCTGCGAGCTCGGGAACACTCGCGACCGCCGGCCCGGCGACAAATGTGCTTGTCAGCCTCGTTCCCTCCGCCACCACGAATCTGGCAGCAGGACGTTATTATACGACCGTTTTGTTCACGAATCTTTCGAGCGGTATCGTCCAGGGACGGTCGTTCAAATTGATTGTCTCGGCTGGCAACGCTCCGATCACGCTGACCGGCTTCAATGCCAGTATCATTGCTCCGAACAGCGCCACTGCTTCCGCGCCGGGCGCCTTCGCTTTCGACGCCCCGAACAATTACGGTTTCTATCAAGCGGGGCTCAGTGGCGGCACGCGTGGATTGCCGCCGGATGGTGCCTTCACCAGCCCGTTGGATGGATCGTCGGTGTTCCAGTTTACGTATGGCAGCACCAATGCCCTGGTCCTGGGATATACTTATCCCAGTTCGGCCACCCTCACGCTCGCCACGCCGCAGGCTTATAATTCCATTACTCTTCTCGCTTGTTCTGCCAACGCCGCCAGCGGGATTGGAACGTTCGTCCTGAATTTCACCAACGGCACGCATAGCCAGGTGTTCAATTTCAACGCGCAGGATTGGTTTGGCACGACTAACAACGTCAGCATCCAAGGCTTTGGGCGGCTTAGATTGGGCGGGAGCTTTGGCCCTGAAGACAACGGAGCGAGCAATCCGAATCTGTACCAGACGACTATTAATCTCGTGGCCCTGGGTATAAATCAGCCGATTGCTTCCATCACCTTTACGAAACCATCCGGTGCCGGCGCGCAGCAAACCACAGGAATATTTGCCGTCAGTGGCGCGGTCATGCCGGCTGCGCCTGCCCTCGGTGTGCAACCCCAGTCCATCGCCAACAATCAACCCGCGCAGGGCGCGACTTTTAGTGCGGTGGCCACGGGCACTCCGCCGCTTGCCTATCAATGGTATTACAGCGCCGACGGGAGTGCCGGATCTTACGCGCCTCTGAATGATCAGACCAATACCAGCCTGGTGTTGAATCCTGTGCTGCAAGCTACCAATGCAGGCAGCTATGTGATGGTCGTCACCAATGCATACGGCGCGGTGACCAGTTCGATTGCGACCCTCGCGGTCTATCGCGCGCCGGTGATCGTTCAACAACCGACTCCGGCCAACCTTTATGTTTTCTCCGGTGCCAGCAACACCTGGACGATGTCAGTCAACGCCGCACTGCCCGTTAGTTATTTTTGGTCTCTGAATGGAACTCCCATTTCCATAGGGGCAAGCTCCACCCTCAAGCTCACCAATTTGCAACCCACAAACTCCGGCAATTACACAGTCGTGGTTAGCAATGCCTTTGGCTCGGTCACGAGCAGCATCGCCTCGCTGACGGTGGTGTCGTCTCCAACTTATCCTTTGGCGCAGACGATTCTGGCAGACCATCCTCTCGGCTATTGGCGGTTGGATGAGACCAGCGGAACTGTGGCCCACGATTACATCTCCGGCAACAACGGCATTTACAGTTCCAAGGTTTTACTCGGGCAGACGGGGGATAATCTGGTGGATACGCACAAGTCGGCAAGATTCGGATTTCTAGCCACCAGCAATAGTTGCGTGACGAACATCATCGCGGATTTTGCGACGACCGGTAACGCGACATTTTCCGTGGAAGCCTGGGTCAACGGCGGTTCGCAGACCACCGATGCCGGGTTGATCACCAAAGGTTACGGAAACGGCGGGGAACAATTCAATCTGGATTGTGGCGGCGGTGGCCACGCGTTCCGGTTCTTTGTTCGCGATGCTTCGGGCGCCACGCACGCGGCTGTCAGCAGTGTTGTGCCAAACAATCAGTGGCATCATTTGGTCGCGGTTTGCGACCAGGTCAACGGTCATGTTTATCTATATGTGGATGGCGTGAATGCCGCCTCAGGTACGATTGGGGTAAATACTGGCCTTTTGGGTTCGGCTCTTCCCGTCAGCATTGGTGCGCGCCAGTCGGGAGCTGCCACGGCGGACGATTTGCAGTTTGTGGGCTACATGGAAGAGGTGGCGATTTACAAATATGCCCTGAGTTCAAATCAGGTGACGGCGCACTTTGTGACGGCCACAAACCGCGCGCCGAAGTTTTTCAGCGATCCTTTCGCAGTGGCAGGCATCACGGCCGGTCAAAGTTATTCCGGCACCCTTGCCACCAGTGCGAGCGATCCCAACGGCGATACGATGACATTTACTAAAGTCAACGGTCCGGCCTGGTTGAGTGTGTCTGGTAACGGCGGCTTGAGCGGGACTCCCGTTTCGAGCGACACAGGAACGAATGTTTTCCTAATGAAGGTGACCGATCCGGGTGGTTTATCCAGCACGGCCACGATGAATCTGCCGGTGGCCGCCGCGCCCGCGATTGCCTCAAGCGCTGTCTTGCAGGGAACGAATCTGATGTTGAACTGGTCGGGAGGCATTGCACCGTTTCAGATCGAGCAAGCGACGAATCTGATTAATCCGGTTTGGGTAAGTTTTGGTG